Proteins encoded in a region of the Desulfurobacterium atlanticum genome:
- the der gene encoding ribosome biogenesis GTPase Der translates to MKRIPVIAIVGRPNVGKSSLFNRLIGKQVAIIDDTPGVTRDRVVQEADIDEHTVLLVDTGGIDTSSEGFAESITSQAKKAMEEADLIVFVVDGQEGITPLDEEAARILRKWKKPIIVVVNKIDEPFMDHLIYDAYKLGFEEVIPLSTIHKIGVPTLKEKILEKLPENLKEAAKNRYIEKTESEKINRIISGDDVEKLEEIIENLEEEKEVEVKETKEPPKVAIIGRPNMGKSTLLNALVGEERAIVSDIPGTTRDAIDSYVNINGKEYVFIDTAGIRRRGKIKDIEYYSYLRALDAIDRADIVVLLIDAEEGPTERDAKIAGIALQKYKPIIIAVNKIDKIDNQKEWERLQRNLEMVFDFIPYAPKVFISAKEKKNLKNLLKEIDELYTQYTKKVKTSEFNRALKELMEIHQPPVYRNKPVKIYYGTQVKIKPPTFLLFSNYPEGIPNHFRKFIENKIRDWFGFSKIPVRIVFKKR, encoded by the coding sequence ATGAAAAGAATTCCTGTTATAGCAATAGTAGGAAGACCGAACGTTGGAAAATCTTCTCTTTTTAACAGACTTATAGGAAAACAGGTTGCAATAATAGATGATACTCCCGGAGTTACAAGAGACAGGGTTGTCCAGGAAGCCGATATAGATGAACACACCGTCTTACTTGTAGATACAGGCGGAATAGACACTTCAAGCGAAGGTTTTGCCGAAAGTATTACATCTCAAGCTAAAAAAGCAATGGAAGAAGCCGACCTTATAGTTTTTGTTGTTGATGGACAGGAAGGAATTACACCTCTTGACGAAGAAGCAGCCAGAATATTAAGAAAATGGAAAAAACCTATCATTGTAGTAGTTAACAAAATAGATGAACCTTTTATGGACCACCTTATATACGATGCTTACAAACTCGGTTTTGAAGAGGTTATACCGCTGTCAACTATACACAAGATAGGCGTCCCCACCTTAAAAGAAAAGATACTTGAAAAACTACCGGAAAATTTAAAAGAAGCTGCAAAAAACAGATACATTGAAAAAACAGAAAGTGAAAAAATAAATAGAATAATCTCTGGAGATGACGTAGAAAAACTTGAAGAGATAATAGAAAATCTTGAAGAAGAAAAAGAAGTGGAAGTAAAAGAAACAAAAGAACCTCCAAAAGTGGCAATAATCGGAAGGCCTAATATGGGTAAATCAACACTACTAAATGCACTTGTAGGAGAAGAAAGAGCAATTGTAAGCGATATTCCAGGAACAACAAGAGATGCCATTGACAGCTATGTAAATATAAACGGGAAAGAGTATGTTTTTATAGACACAGCAGGAATAAGAAGAAGAGGAAAAATAAAAGATATAGAATATTACAGCTACCTGAGAGCCCTTGACGCAATAGACAGAGCTGACATCGTTGTCCTTTTAATAGACGCAGAAGAAGGACCCACCGAAAGGGATGCAAAAATCGCAGGTATAGCACTTCAAAAATACAAGCCGATAATCATCGCCGTTAATAAAATAGACAAAATAGATAATCAGAAGGAATGGGAAAGACTTCAGCGAAACCTTGAAATGGTTTTTGATTTTATCCCTTACGCTCCAAAAGTTTTCATCTCTGCTAAAGAAAAGAAAAATCTTAAAAATCTCCTGAAAGAGATAGATGAACTTTATACCCAGTACACAAAGAAGGTAAAAACATCAGAGTTTAATAGAGCATTAAAAGAGCTTATGGAGATTCACCAACCTCCAGTCTACAGAAACAAGCCGGTAAAAATCTATTACGGAACACAGGTAAAAATAAAACCTCCAACATTTCTTCTGTTTTCCAACTACCCGGAGGGAATTCCGAACCATTTTAGAAAATTTATTGAAAACAAAATAAGAGATTGGTTTGGATTTAGTAAAATTCCTGTAAGAATTGTTTTCAAGAAAAGATAA
- a CDS encoding DUF4405 domain-containing protein gives MKKYISLLLLYSFIVETITGIVLYVMPHGSTAYWINWAFLGLDKTQWDDLHIIFGFLLIFFGIWHTVLNWNSIICYIKSKKDVFISKPFAISTALSALLCAGTVMGIPPFKKVIEIGNDFKAMWAKGELKPPAPHAEMYPLIKIAELLEIPPTRAAGFLNYKGIKVVSLYQNLKEIADMNSVRPVDIYKTLVEISPKGPVQIASSCPELADNIGEETISSLAKKLNMSEEEIIRKLSLVGIKANRDHTLKQIAINYNTAPSVILSIIHSKGGCSGCSGCN, from the coding sequence ATGAAAAAATACATAAGTTTACTACTTCTTTACAGTTTCATTGTAGAAACTATAACAGGAATAGTTCTTTACGTTATGCCACATGGAAGCACAGCCTACTGGATTAACTGGGCTTTTTTAGGCCTTGACAAAACCCAATGGGATGACCTTCACATAATTTTTGGATTTCTTTTAATATTTTTTGGTATCTGGCACACCGTTTTAAACTGGAACAGTATTATTTGCTACATAAAATCAAAAAAAGATGTTTTTATATCAAAACCTTTCGCAATATCAACCGCTCTGTCTGCGTTGCTCTGTGCCGGAACGGTTATGGGTATTCCTCCGTTTAAAAAAGTTATTGAAATAGGCAACGATTTTAAAGCCATGTGGGCAAAAGGTGAACTTAAACCTCCAGCCCCCCATGCAGAAATGTATCCTCTTATAAAAATTGCTGAACTTCTTGAAATACCCCCTACAAGAGCTGCAGGATTTCTTAACTACAAAGGAATAAAAGTGGTTTCTCTCTATCAGAACCTTAAAGAGATAGCAGATATGAACAGTGTAAGGCCTGTTGACATATATAAAACCCTTGTTGAAATCTCTCCAAAAGGTCCTGTTCAGATAGCATCATCATGTCCTGAACTTGCTGACAATATTGGAGAAGAAACTATCTCAAGCCTTGCAAAGAAACTTAATATGAGTGAAGAGGAAATTATTAGGAAGCTATCTCTTGTCGGAATTAAAGCCAACAGAGACCACACCCTCAAACAGATTGCAATCAATTACAATACTGCCCCATCTGTTATTCTATCTATAATCCACAGTAAAGGTGGATGTAGTGGCTGCAGCGGATGTAATTAA
- a CDS encoding aspartate aminotransferase family protein codes for MNTHEMTENYVMKTYNRYPISFVKGEGCYLYDENGKKYLDFLAGIAVCNLGHSHKEIAETICKQAKTLIHTSNLFHIKPQAELAKLICENSFGSKVFFCNSGAEANEGAIKLARRYAFERGKKGYEIIAFKNSFHGRTFASVSVTGQGKYNEGFGPMLSDVKFAEFNNIDSVKKIISKKTCGIIVEPIQGEGGIIPAEKEFLKELRNLANNYDAVLIFDEVQTGIGRTGKLFAYQHYGVEPDVMTLAKALGNGVPIGAIVTNERTSQILKPGLHASTFGGNFLSTAAGVKVMEIISDEKFLKNVEAKGKYLTEKLKEIKNELQGTISEIRGIGLMIGAILKIDGKKLVEKALKNGLIINVTGENVLRLVPPLTITQQEIDEGIEILKESIKETLS; via the coding sequence ATGAACACACATGAAATGACAGAAAACTATGTAATGAAAACTTACAATAGATATCCGATCTCTTTTGTTAAAGGGGAGGGATGCTACCTTTACGATGAAAATGGTAAAAAGTATCTTGATTTTTTAGCCGGAATAGCTGTATGCAATCTCGGGCACTCCCACAAAGAGATAGCCGAAACAATCTGCAAACAGGCAAAAACATTAATCCATACATCAAATCTGTTTCACATCAAACCGCAGGCAGAACTCGCAAAGCTTATATGTGAAAACTCTTTCGGAAGTAAAGTTTTTTTCTGCAATAGTGGTGCAGAAGCAAACGAAGGAGCTATAAAACTTGCAAGAAGATATGCATTTGAAAGAGGGAAAAAAGGTTACGAAATTATTGCCTTCAAAAACTCATTTCACGGAAGGACATTTGCCAGCGTATCTGTAACAGGACAGGGCAAGTATAATGAAGGTTTCGGTCCAATGCTATCGGACGTAAAGTTTGCAGAGTTTAATAACATAGATTCTGTAAAAAAAATTATCAGTAAAAAAACCTGCGGAATAATAGTTGAACCGATACAGGGAGAAGGTGGAATAATTCCTGCAGAAAAAGAGTTTCTTAAAGAGCTAAGAAATCTTGCCAACAATTACGACGCTGTTTTGATATTTGATGAAGTTCAAACAGGAATTGGAAGAACAGGAAAGCTTTTTGCATACCAGCACTACGGTGTTGAACCTGATGTTATGACCCTTGCAAAAGCCCTCGGCAACGGAGTGCCGATAGGAGCAATAGTAACAAACGAAAGAACATCACAAATCTTAAAACCGGGACTTCACGCATCAACCTTTGGTGGCAACTTCCTTTCCACAGCAGCAGGTGTAAAAGTTATGGAAATTATCTCCGATGAAAAATTTTTAAAAAATGTTGAAGCCAAGGGAAAATATTTAACAGAAAAGCTTAAAGAAATTAAAAATGAACTTCAGGGAACAATTTCTGAAATAAGAGGAATAGGATTAATGATAGGAGCTATTCTTAAGATTGACGGGAAAAAGCTTGTTGAAAAAGCCCTTAAAAACGGCCTGATTATAAATGTTACAGGGGAAAACGTTTTAAGGCTTGTGCCACCTCTTACAATAACACAACAGGAAATAGACGAAGGAATTGAAATTCTTAAAGAATCTATAAAAGAGACTCTTTCTTAG
- a CDS encoding ABC transporter ATP-binding protein codes for MLEIDNLSIKVENFYIVRNVSLSVRKGEILGIIGESGSGKSITALSILKLIPESLKISGTVKVNGRDIYELEEREFNKNIRWKTVSIIFQDPAASLNPLLTIGEQIKEAIIFHEEKKENLKDTIINLLSEVEIKEPETVYKSYPHHLSGGMKQRAMIAMALSCNPDFIIADEPTTALDKQTEHKIIKLLKNLSKNKNTGVIFISHDIEVIETIADTITVMYAGFVMESGETGEVIKKPYHPYTKGLIECIPKVEGKGKRKLPVIPGNVTDIKSRPSGCPFHPRCSKRKEVCQRELPPLKQIEKRTVRCFFPEYEAV; via the coding sequence ATGCTTGAAATAGATAACCTCAGTATAAAAGTAGAAAACTTCTACATCGTCAGAAATGTTTCACTCTCAGTCAGAAAAGGAGAAATCTTAGGAATAATAGGTGAAAGCGGAAGCGGTAAGTCCATAACAGCTCTTTCTATTCTCAAGCTTATCCCTGAAAGTCTTAAAATATCTGGAACTGTTAAAGTAAATGGAAGGGATATATACGAGCTTGAAGAGAGAGAGTTTAATAAAAATATCCGCTGGAAAACCGTATCCATAATATTCCAGGACCCGGCAGCATCCCTTAATCCTCTTTTAACAATTGGAGAGCAGATAAAAGAAGCAATAATATTTCATGAAGAAAAGAAAGAAAACTTAAAAGACACAATTATAAACCTGCTTTCAGAAGTTGAAATTAAAGAACCTGAAACTGTTTACAAAAGTTACCCCCACCATCTGTCAGGAGGAATGAAACAAAGGGCAATGATTGCCATGGCACTGTCGTGTAATCCAGATTTTATCATCGCCGATGAACCAACCACAGCCCTTGACAAACAAACAGAGCACAAAATCATCAAGCTTTTAAAAAATTTATCTAAAAACAAAAACACAGGTGTAATCTTTATATCCCACGATATTGAGGTTATTGAAACTATAGCGGATACCATCACCGTTATGTATGCAGGATTTGTGATGGAATCAGGGGAAACTGGAGAAGTTATAAAAAAACCATACCACCCATATACAAAAGGACTTATTGAATGCATTCCAAAAGTAGAAGGTAAAGGGAAAAGGAAACTGCCGGTAATCCCTGGAAATGTTACGGACATAAAATCAAGACCTTCTGGCTGCCCGTTTCATCCAAGATGCTCAAAAAGAAAGGAAGTCTGCCAGAGAGAACTTCCCCCACTGAAACAGATAGAAAAAAGAACTGTCCGCTGTTTCTTTCCAGAATATGAGGCCGTTTGA
- a CDS encoding FmdB family zinc ribbon protein: MPVYEFKCEDCQKEFEKFLISASKIDEVKCPFCDSKNVKKKISACGVKGSGEGKISGTSSCSPFG, encoded by the coding sequence ATGCCTGTATATGAGTTTAAGTGTGAAGACTGTCAAAAGGAATTTGAAAAATTTCTCATTTCCGCCTCAAAAATTGATGAAGTAAAATGCCCTTTCTGCGATTCTAAAAATGTGAAAAAGAAGATTTCAGCGTGCGGTGTAAAAGGCAGTGGTGAAGGTAAAATATCTGGAACATCTTCCTGCTCACCATTTGGCTGA
- the hydE gene encoding [FeFe] hydrogenase H-cluster radical SAM maturase HydE, with amino-acid sequence MELSDERVLEELSLSGVSSSLISLADVVRKQSVGEFVYFRGLIEISNICNKNCFYCGLRKDNLNLKRYAMTEDEAVEIAVSMYRSGLTSLALQSGEVKSDRWVEKLVSIVRRIKEETKKIDIESGKEPEGAGITASFGELEKEHYEELFKAGAHRYLLRIESSNRELFYKLHPEDSNHSYENRIKCLEWLKEIGYQVGTGVLIGVPGQTEKDLLNDIRFFQSFDVDMVGMGPYIEHRNTPLYVWHRKEIESKGFYRRAYELTIKMIAITRIIMEDINMVASTALQSVPGCENSLEMGIIAGANVVMPTFTPPDVKSSYNIYNKRRNLSLKEMVERIEKAGYTPVLDRWGDPKHFLKREGKPSPV; translated from the coding sequence GTGGAACTTAGTGATGAGAGAGTTTTAGAGGAGCTTTCTCTTAGTGGGGTCAGCTCCTCTTTAATTTCCCTTGCAGATGTTGTAAGAAAGCAGAGTGTTGGGGAGTTTGTCTATTTCAGGGGTTTAATAGAGATTTCAAATATATGTAATAAAAACTGTTTTTACTGTGGTTTAAGAAAAGATAACCTTAATCTTAAAAGATATGCTATGACAGAGGATGAAGCGGTTGAGATAGCTGTTTCAATGTATAGGTCCGGTCTTACTTCTCTTGCTCTTCAATCTGGAGAGGTAAAAAGTGACAGATGGGTGGAGAAGCTGGTTTCCATTGTAAGAAGGATAAAAGAGGAAACAAAAAAGATAGATATTGAGAGTGGTAAAGAACCTGAGGGAGCGGGGATAACGGCTTCTTTCGGTGAGCTTGAAAAGGAACATTATGAAGAGCTGTTTAAAGCTGGAGCGCACAGGTATCTTTTAAGAATTGAATCATCAAACAGAGAGCTTTTTTACAAGCTTCATCCTGAAGACAGTAACCATTCTTACGAAAACAGAATTAAATGTCTTGAGTGGCTTAAAGAGATAGGATATCAGGTTGGGACAGGTGTTCTTATAGGGGTTCCTGGCCAGACAGAAAAAGATCTTCTTAATGATATTAGATTTTTTCAAAGTTTTGATGTTGATATGGTTGGAATGGGTCCCTATATAGAACACAGGAATACTCCTTTATATGTGTGGCACAGGAAAGAGATAGAAAGTAAAGGGTTTTACAGAAGGGCTTATGAGTTAACGATAAAAATGATAGCAATTACCCGTATAATTATGGAAGATATAAATATGGTTGCTTCCACCGCTCTCCAAAGTGTTCCTGGTTGTGAAAACTCTCTTGAAATGGGGATTATTGCCGGTGCAAATGTTGTTATGCCAACTTTTACTCCTCCTGATGTTAAAAGTTCCTACAATATTTACAATAAAAGAAGGAATCTTTCCCTTAAAGAGATGGTTGAAAGAATTGAAAAAGCTGGTTATACTCCTGTTCTTGACAGGTGGGGAGACCCAAAACACTTTTTAAAAAGAGAGGGGAAACCTTCCCCTGTTTAG
- the hydG gene encoding [FeFe] hydrogenase H-cluster radical SAM maturase HydG, whose protein sequence is MFQEEAVKSWISNVIKPEQYEKYMENGKDFINDEEIWEKLKANRNPEPQRIREIIAKALDLERLEPDETAALLHVEDEELWQEIFEAAGKIKEKVYGRRVVTFAPLYVSNYCVNDCEYCGYRVSNDKVKRKRLTLDELREEVKALVKQGQKRLIMVYGEHPASDVEFIAETLKVTYETKVGNGEIRRVNVNAAPMSVEDLELLRDIGIGTYQVFQETYHHETYKKLHRGLKANYQWRLYSLHRAQEAGVDDVAIGALFGLYDWRFEVMGLLYHAIDLEKRFDGVGPHTISFPRLEPAVGTPFYEKQKNYLVSDEDFMKLVAVIRLSVPYTGMILTAREPAHVREKVLPLGVTQLDFGTNIGVGSYSKGAFDPEKQQFLINDDRSLDEGIRWLASKGKIPSFCTAGYRCGRTGNYFMDVAKKGKVHHLCMPNAILTFKEYLLDYASPETRKVGEELIRKELEAITHPELKKIVKEYLERIEKGERDLYV, encoded by the coding sequence ATGTTTCAAGAAGAGGCTGTAAAATCCTGGATATCTAACGTGATAAAGCCTGAACAGTATGAAAAATATATGGAAAATGGAAAGGATTTTATAAATGATGAGGAGATATGGGAGAAGCTTAAAGCGAACAGAAATCCCGAACCTCAAAGAATAAGGGAAATAATAGCTAAGGCTCTTGACCTTGAACGACTTGAACCTGATGAGACTGCAGCTTTATTACATGTTGAAGATGAAGAGCTATGGCAGGAGATTTTTGAAGCTGCTGGGAAAATAAAAGAGAAAGTTTATGGAAGAAGGGTTGTTACTTTTGCACCACTTTATGTTTCAAACTACTGTGTTAATGATTGTGAATATTGTGGGTATAGGGTTTCAAACGATAAAGTTAAGAGAAAAAGGCTTACTCTTGATGAATTAAGAGAAGAGGTTAAAGCTCTTGTAAAGCAGGGGCAGAAACGGCTTATTATGGTTTACGGAGAGCATCCGGCCTCAGATGTTGAATTTATAGCAGAAACTCTTAAAGTTACTTACGAAACAAAGGTTGGAAATGGAGAGATACGAAGGGTTAACGTAAATGCTGCTCCGATGTCTGTTGAGGATCTTGAACTTTTAAGAGATATAGGGATAGGAACTTATCAGGTTTTTCAGGAAACCTATCACCATGAAACTTATAAAAAACTTCACAGAGGATTGAAAGCTAATTATCAGTGGAGACTTTACTCTTTACACAGGGCGCAGGAAGCAGGAGTTGATGATGTGGCGATAGGTGCTCTTTTTGGCCTTTACGATTGGAGATTTGAAGTTATGGGGCTTCTATACCACGCTATAGACCTTGAAAAGAGGTTTGACGGTGTTGGTCCTCACACGATTTCCTTCCCGAGGCTTGAGCCTGCTGTGGGCACACCGTTTTATGAGAAGCAGAAAAATTATCTTGTAAGTGATGAAGATTTTATGAAACTGGTTGCTGTTATAAGACTTTCTGTTCCTTATACGGGAATGATTCTTACAGCAAGAGAGCCGGCTCATGTGAGAGAGAAGGTTTTACCCCTTGGTGTTACTCAGCTTGATTTTGGAACAAATATAGGTGTAGGTTCTTACAGCAAAGGTGCTTTTGACCCTGAAAAACAGCAGTTTCTTATAAATGATGACCGTTCTCTTGATGAAGGTATAAGGTGGCTTGCTTCAAAAGGCAAGATACCAAGCTTTTGCACTGCAGGTTACAGGTGCGGTAGGACCGGTAACTATTTTATGGATGTTGCAAAAAAGGGAAAGGTTCACCATCTCTGTATGCCAAATGCTATTTTGACATTTAAGGAGTATCTTCTGGATTATGCTTCTCCAGAAACAAGGAAAGTTGGAGAAGAGCTTATAAGGAAGGAGCTTGAAGCTATTACCCATCCGGAGCTCAAGAAGATTGTTAAAGAGTATCTTGAAAGAATAGAGAAAGGAGAGAGGGACCTTTATGTGTAA
- the hydF gene encoding [FeFe] hydrogenase H-cluster maturation GTPase HydF: MITTPKGLRLHIGVFGRTNVGKSSLINLLTGQEVSIVSDIPGTTTDVVEKAMEILPVGPVLFLDTAGVDDESLLGKERIRKAMEILKRCDVAVLVVEPDVFTDFEKSLIEKFKERKIPYAIVVNKVDTKKPSEAFLESLKKFNVPVMELSASSDTREIALSKFKEILIKIVPSEFLKEPQLVGDLLPPGGIAVLVVPIDLEAPKGRLILPQVQTIRNILDSDAVAVVVKERELPFILSVLSRKPDVVICDSQVVMKVAGDVPKDVKLTTFSILFSRLKGDITEFAKGLAAIKNLQEGAKVLIAESCTHHPIEDDIGRVKIPRWIRQFTGLKNVEFHHHAGRSYPEDLSEYDVVVHCGACTLNRREMLSRIELAKRAGTPITNYGMTISLTQGVVERALEPFPSALRAYRNVIKRRKKNVSRRGCKILDI; this comes from the coding sequence ATGATAACAACCCCGAAGGGTCTTAGGCTCCATATCGGAGTTTTTGGCAGGACAAACGTTGGAAAGTCAAGCCTTATAAATCTTCTTACAGGACAGGAAGTTTCTATCGTTTCTGATATTCCCGGCACTACCACAGATGTTGTTGAAAAGGCGATGGAGATACTGCCTGTGGGGCCTGTTCTTTTTCTTGATACTGCAGGTGTTGATGATGAGTCTCTTCTTGGGAAGGAGAGAATCAGAAAGGCTATGGAGATTTTAAAAAGGTGTGATGTGGCAGTTCTTGTTGTTGAACCTGATGTTTTTACCGATTTTGAGAAATCTCTCATTGAGAAATTTAAAGAGAGAAAAATTCCGTATGCCATTGTTGTAAATAAAGTGGATACTAAAAAGCCGTCTGAAGCGTTTCTTGAAAGTTTAAAGAAGTTTAATGTTCCTGTAATGGAACTTTCTGCTTCATCAGATACCAGAGAGATAGCTCTTTCCAAGTTTAAAGAGATTCTAATAAAGATAGTTCCTTCGGAGTTTTTAAAAGAGCCTCAACTTGTTGGGGATTTGTTGCCACCAGGAGGTATTGCTGTTCTTGTTGTTCCTATAGACCTTGAAGCTCCTAAAGGTAGGCTGATACTGCCCCAGGTTCAAACTATAAGAAATATTCTTGATAGCGATGCTGTGGCTGTAGTTGTTAAGGAGAGGGAGCTTCCTTTTATCCTATCCGTTTTAAGCAGAAAACCTGATGTTGTTATATGTGATTCACAGGTTGTTATGAAAGTGGCAGGTGATGTTCCAAAAGATGTGAAATTGACAACGTTCTCAATCCTTTTTTCCCGTTTGAAAGGAGATATAACTGAGTTTGCAAAGGGACTTGCAGCTATTAAAAATCTTCAGGAAGGGGCAAAAGTTCTGATTGCAGAATCCTGCACCCACCATCCGATAGAAGATGATATAGGAAGAGTGAAAATTCCAAGATGGATAAGGCAGTTTACAGGGTTGAAAAATGTAGAGTTTCATCATCACGCAGGAAGGAGTTATCCTGAAGATCTTTCAGAGTATGATGTTGTTGTTCACTGTGGTGCCTGTACCTTAAACAGAAGAGAGATGCTATCAAGAATAGAACTTGCAAAAAGAGCGGGAACGCCGATAACAAACTACGGAATGACAATATCCCTTACGCAGGGAGTAGTGGAAAGAGCCCTTGAGCCGTTTCCTTCGGCGTTAAGGGCTTATAGAAACGTGATTAAAAGGAGGAAGAAAAATGTTTCAAGAAGAGGCTGTAAAATCCTGGATATCTAA
- a CDS encoding aspartate ammonia-lyase, translating into MDFRIEKDFLGEVKIPAERYYGIHTARSAGNFRLSGYKVPFELIKGFAIVKKAAAITNGRLGYIDELLVSAIVKACDEIVSGKFQEDFIVDALQGGAGTSTNMNVNEVIANRANEILGYEKGKYYPVHPLEHVNLHQSTNDTYPTALKIAVLFLLQSLSENIAQFQGVLQRKEKEFASILKIGRTELQEAVPITLGREFSAFADAVSRDRWRVWKAMERIRFLNIGGTAIGTGLAAPKDYIFEVVEVLRELTGLNISRHENPVSVTAFADDFVEVAGILDAYVSNLFKIANDLRLMNFLKEVKLKPVQPGSSIMPGKVNPVIMEATIQVAMKVRSNFTTVRECASYGTFQIVEFMPLLAFSMIESLKLLINATSMISSHLEDIKAVPERCEEYFSKSFSLVTALLPLIGYEKATEIVKEIGERGISDIKGFLKENLGEKVVEKFLSPEYLNSLGYDEDELEEFFNDNNPEGS; encoded by the coding sequence ATGGATTTTAGGATAGAGAAAGATTTTTTAGGTGAAGTTAAAATTCCCGCCGAGCGTTACTACGGTATCCATACCGCCCGCTCGGCGGGAAATTTTCGTTTATCAGGATACAAAGTTCCTTTTGAGCTTATAAAAGGTTTTGCAATTGTAAAAAAAGCTGCTGCCATTACGAATGGAAGGCTCGGTTATATTGATGAATTATTGGTTAGTGCCATAGTTAAAGCTTGTGATGAAATAGTTTCTGGAAAGTTTCAGGAAGATTTTATTGTTGATGCTCTTCAAGGTGGTGCAGGCACATCAACAAACATGAATGTAAATGAGGTGATAGCAAATAGGGCAAACGAGATTTTGGGATACGAGAAAGGTAAGTATTATCCTGTTCATCCCCTTGAACATGTTAACCTTCATCAATCAACAAACGATACCTATCCAACCGCTTTAAAGATTGCTGTTCTTTTTCTTCTGCAGAGTCTCAGTGAAAATATTGCACAGTTTCAGGGGGTTTTGCAGAGGAAAGAGAAAGAGTTTGCTTCTATTTTGAAGATAGGAAGAACTGAGCTTCAGGAAGCCGTTCCTATAACCCTTGGCAGGGAGTTTTCCGCATTTGCCGATGCTGTTTCCCGGGACAGGTGGCGGGTGTGGAAAGCGATGGAGAGAATAAGATTTTTAAATATTGGTGGAACAGCGATAGGAACGGGGCTTGCTGCACCTAAAGATTACATCTTTGAGGTTGTTGAAGTTTTAAGGGAGCTAACAGGTTTGAATATCTCCCGTCATGAAAATCCTGTATCCGTAACAGCGTTTGCCGATGATTTTGTTGAGGTTGCAGGTATTCTTGATGCTTATGTTTCAAATCTTTTTAAGATAGCTAACGATCTAAGATTGATGAACTTTTTAAAAGAGGTTAAACTGAAGCCTGTTCAACCTGGTTCTTCCATAATGCCGGGAAAAGTTAATCCTGTGATTATGGAAGCTACCATCCAGGTTGCTATGAAGGTTAGAAGCAATTTTACCACTGTTAGAGAGTGTGCTTCGTATGGCACATTTCAGATAGTTGAGTTTATGCCGCTTCTTGCTTTTTCCATGATTGAATCTTTAAAGCTTCTTATAAATGCTACCTCTATGATTTCATCTCATCTTGAGGATATAAAAGCAGTGCCTGAAAGGTGTGAAGAGTATTTTTCAAAAAGCTTTTCCCTTGTAACAGCACTTTTGCCGTTGATAGGATATGAAAAAGCGACTGAGATTGTGAAAGAGATTGGGGAAAGGGGTATTTCTGACATAAAAGGATTTTTAAAAGAAAACCTTGGAGAGAAAGTTGTTGAAAAGTTTCTTTCTCCGGAATACCTTAATTCATTAGGATATGATGAAGATGAGTTAGAGGAGTTTTTTAATGATAACAACCCCGAAGGGTCTTAG
- a CDS encoding cytochrome b/b6 domain-containing protein, whose product MDNSYMNKVLKFPLPNKIFHNINAITWYILLITGLIAYFKLASPQTMALMMKIHIWTAVIFTLNFIAFVFITPHRFYMMLDRLFTWDKDTIAWFKNFGGYPRMLGIPFGPEEVAPQGKYNAGQKLSYPMFIFFVLILIVTGWGLFFFKHALGKGLFTVMFYVHVWGSILVSAMATFGHVPLALIHPDDVKAMFRFGPGTVPIEVAAHHNPKWVENEIVEIDHPKDIPGGHHH is encoded by the coding sequence ATGGATAACAGCTACATGAATAAAGTTCTAAAGTTTCCTCTTCCTAACAAAATTTTTCACAACATTAACGCTATAACATGGTATATTCTTCTTATTACCGGTTTGATAGCTTACTTTAAACTTGCTTCACCTCAAACGATGGCTTTGATGATGAAGATTCACATCTGGACGGCTGTTATTTTTACGTTAAACTTTATTGCATTTGTGTTTATAACACCTCATAGATTTTATATGATGCTTGATAGACTTTTTACATGGGATAAAGATACAATTGCATGGTTTAAGAACTTTGGTGGATATCCGAGGATGCTTGGAATTCCTTTTGGTCCTGAAGAGGTTGCTCCGCAGGGTAAGTACAATGCTGGACAGAAGCTCAGTTATCCTATGTTTATTTTCTTTGTGCTTATTTTGATTGTTACAGGTTGGGGACTTTTCTTCTTTAAGCACGCTTTAGGAAAAGGACTTTTTACTGTAATGTTTTATGTTCACGTGTGGGGTTCAATCCTTGTTAGTGCTATGGCTACATTTGGTCACGTTCCTCTTGCTCTTATTCACCCTGATGATGTTAAAGCTATGTTCAGATTTGGTCCAGGAACTGTGCCTATTGAAGTTGCGGCCCACCACAACCCTAAATGGGTAGAAAATGAGATAGTTGAAATTGACCATCCGAAAGATATTCCCGGGGGTCACCATCACTGA